One window from the genome of Gadus morhua chromosome 16, gadMor3.0, whole genome shotgun sequence encodes:
- the pid1 gene encoding PTB-containing, cubilin and LRP1-interacting protein, which yields MWQPASERLQHFQTMLKTKLNVLTLRKEPLPTVIFHEPEAIELCSTNPHAKSRTHAGYKVNYLGKVTITGTQFLSGCTESAVMGLVERRGRAPTQGTNALLEIRPFQVRLHHLDDHNEASVTMDTYQVARIAYCTADHGVRPNVFAWIYREISDDLSFQMHCHAVECQSKLEAKKLAHSMMEAFRKTFHSMRSDGRIHKSGSSDDFAEDSSIAEDITPDDG from the exons CACTTCCAGACCATGCTGAAGACCAAGCTGAATGTGCTGACGCTGAGGAAGGAGCCGTTGCCCACGGTGATCTTCCATGAACCCGAGGCCATCGAGCTGTGCTCCACCAATCCGCACGCGAAGAGCAGGACTCACGCCGGATACAAG GTGAACTACCTGGGCAAGGTGACCATCACCGGGACCCAGTTCCTGTCGGGCTGCACGGAGTCGGCGGTGATGGGGCTGGTGGAGCGCCGAGGGCGGGCCCCGACGCAAGGCACCAACGCCCTGTTGGAAATCCGGCCCTTCCAGGTGCGCCTCCACCACCTGGACGACCACAACGAGGCCTCTGTAACCATGGACACGTACCAGGTGGCGCGGATAGCCTACTGCACGGCGGACCACGGCGTGCGGCCAAACGTGTTCGCCTGGATCTACCGGGAGATCAGCGACGACCTGTCGTTCCAGATGCACTGCCACGCCGTGGAGTGCCAGAGCAAGCTGGAGGCCAAGAAGCTGGCCCACTCCATGATGGAGGCCTTCCGCAAGACATTCCACAGCATGCGCAGcgacggacggatccacaagaGCGGCTCCTCGGACGACTTTGCAGAGGATTCCTCCATCGCAGAGGACATCACCCCTGACGAtggttga